The genomic stretch GTAGAAGACGAATTTAGCATGGCCAACACCCAGACATTAAGGGAGCTGGCTACCCCAGACCTGACTCATCAGCCATTGTGCATCACGTTCCCAACTCTGGCTGAAAATACTTCTTTCGAGCTGAAATCGGGGTTGATTCAGTTCCTGCCTTCGTTCCATGGTCTTTCTGGTGAAGAACCCCACAAACATGTCAAGGAATTCGAAGTAGTTTGCTCTAGCATGAAACCTCCTGGGGTCACTGAGGAGCAAATAAGACTGAGAGCCTTCCCCttctctctcaaggatgcaGCGAAGGATTGGTTATACTACCTACCtgcaggtagtatcaccacgtgggcacaattgaaaaagaaattcctGGAAAAAATTTTTCCCGCATCCCGGGCTGCGAGTTTGAGGAAGGAGATTTGCAGCATCAAGCAGTACTTCGGGGAATCCTTGTACGACTATTGGGAAAGGTTCaacaagttgtgcactagatgtccacagcatcaaattagtgaacaatTGTTGATTCAGTATTTCTATGAAGGGCTCCAGTCAACTGACAGGAGTATTATTGACGCTGCGAGTGGAGGAGCCCTGGCAAATAAAACACCGAGAGAGGCATGGGAGCTCATTGAAGCCATGGCAGAGAACTCTCAGCAGTTTGGCTACCGTGAGAGTAACCCCCCTCGAAGGGTTAACGAGGTAGAGACGTCATCCATCCAGCAGCAACTATCAGAGTTGACGTCAGCTGTTAGGCAATTGGCCATGAGGGACACGCCGCGAGCGAAAGTATGTGGAATCTGCACGAGTATGGAACACTGTACGGATACGTGCCCCATTCTGCAAGAGGACGGGGCGGAACAGGTAAATATGGCCGGAGGCGTGCCCACGCCCCGCAGGCAGTATGACCCGTATTCCAACACGTACAACCCGGGCTGGAGGGACCATCCCAATCTCAATTATGGGAACAGGTAACAAAGTTCATTCCCGAATCGTCTACCAGGATTCCACCAGCCttggcaaccaaaatctcaactcTCATCCTCCAATTCAGGAAGCTCCTTGGAGGACCTAGTCAAAAGCCTGGCCACGACTACTACTCAGCTTCAACAGGAGATCAGATCCTTGGCAGCAAGTACCGCGCAGCTCCAGTAGGACACCAAAGCGAAAAAGAAGGACCAAGAAGCTCGAATAAGCCAATTGGCAACTGCCATTAACCGCTTGGAGTCCCATGTTTATTTACTGCCATCGCAACCCCGAGGAAAATTGCCATCCAACCCGAGGTAGGAATGTAAGTGCTATGACactgaggagtggcaaggaactGGAAGAGCCTAaagtgaaaaattcaaaaagcaaaagtgaggaggagatagaaaaggaaattgaagaggaaggaTGTATCCGAGAAGATCCTAAGGTAACCTTCACTTCTCCACCCACTACTACATCTAACTTACCTCCTTTTCCTTCCAGGTTAGCGAAGACAAGGAAagtagagaaggaaaaagaactTTTGGATGTGTTCAGGAAAGTAGAGATTAACATCCCCTTACTGGATGCAATCAAGCAGATACCGAAATATGCCAAATTTTTGAAGGACTTGTGCACCCACAAGAGGAAGCTAAGGGGAGATGAACGAGTGGCGGTGGGAGAAAACGTGTCAGCCATGCTCCAAAGGAAACTCCCGCCAAAATGTGGagacccaggtatgttcaccATTCCCTGCAAGATAGGAGGTGCCTCGATTAGGAAGGCAATGTTGGATTTAGGGGCGTCAATCAATGTAATGCCTAAAACAATTTATACGTCCCTTAATCTTGGTCCATTAAAAGGCACAGGCATTATAATCCAACTTGCAGACCGTACCAATGCTTACCCAAAAGGGTTAGTTGAAGATGTTTTGGTGCAGGTCAATGAGTTAGTTTTTCCTGTAGATTTCTATGTCCTAGACATGGGGGATGAAAGGGCACTAAATCCGTCTCCTATTTTGTTAGGTAGGCCATTTTTAAGCACTGTTAGGACGAAAATAGATGTAAATGAGGGTACTTTGTCGATGGAGTTTGATggaaaaattgtaaattttaatatttttgatgcgATGAAGTACCCAGATGAGACTAACTCTGTTTATGCTTTAAGTGTTGTTGAGCCCCTTGTGCAGAAAATATTTGAATTGGATGGGGTTGATGCACTGGCAGTGGCATTAGCCAAACATCTTGAGTTGGGAGCAACTCCTGATGTAGAATTGAGTGATGAGTTATACCGGGCTGTTGGAGAACTGCATTCGCTCCCACCAATTTCTCCAAGGTATGAGCTTACTTCTGTCTTTGTACCAGAAACTCAGGCAAGGTTGTTGCCGTCTATTGTGCAGGCACCTGAATTGGAGCTCAAACCTCTCCCAAAGCATCTGAAGTATGCTTTTCTCGGGGACAAGGAGACACTGCCAGTCATCATATCTGCACATCTATCACCAAGGCAAGAAGACAACCTGATTCGTCTTCTTCGAGATCATAAGGAGGCGATTGGGTGGAGTGTAGCAGATATCAAAGGAATTAGCCCCTCCTTATGCATGCATCGGATCCGGCTTGAGGATGATGCAAAGCCAGTTAGACAAGCGCAACGGAGATTGAACCCACTAATGATGGAAGTGGTGAAGAAGGAGATACTTAAACTCCTAGAGGTGGGGATCATCTTCGCCATCTCATATAGTCCTTGGGTGAGCCCCGTGCAAGTAATCTCGAAAAAGGCGGGAGTAACTGTTGAGGAGAACCAAGAGGGTGAGATGGTCCCGGTGAGGAAACCCACAGGATGGCGCCAGTGCATTGATTACCGGCGTCTGAATGCTGTGACAAAGAAGGACCACTTCCCTCTGTCTTTTATTGATTAGATGATAGAAAGGTTAGCTGGCCGTGTCTATTATTGTTTTCTTGACGGTTTCTCTAGTTATTTTCAGATCGCAATAGCACCAGAGGATCAGGAGAAAACTACCTTCACCGAGGATCAGGAGAAAACTACCTTCACCTGCCCCTTTGGTACATTTGTCTACCGGAGGATGCCTTTCGGCCTCTGCAACGCCCCAGCAACTTTTCAGAGGTGTATGGTAAGTATATTCTCCGAGTACGTAGAAAAGATTATTGAggtgtttatggatgattttagtgtgtaTGGAGATAGTTTTGATGAAAGCCTTGATAATTTAGctttaattttgaaaagatgcatTGAGACAAATTTGGTTCTGAATTtggaaaaatgtcatttcatgATGGATCATGGcattgttttagggcatgtAGTGTCGGCCAGAGGTATAGAGGTAGACAAGGCAAAAGTCGATATTATTTctgctttaccttaccccgcaaGTGTGCGGGAGGTGCGCTCCTTTTTGGGTCATGCAGGGTTCTACAGGAGATTCatcaaagatttctccaaaattGGAGCGCCCCTGTTCAAACTGTTGCAAAAAGATGTAGTATATGACTTCACCGAGGAGTGCAAGGTGGCATTTGACAGATTGAGGGAGTCATTGACATCACCACCTGTTATCCAACCTCTAGACTGGAGCATCCCGTTTGAGATAATGTGTGACGCGAGTGACTATGCAGTGGGAGCGGTGCTGGGGCAACGGATTGGCAGGGCTGCACATGCAATCTACTATGCATCAAAAGCGTTGAATGGAGCTCAGCTCAACTACTCTACAACAGAGAAAGAATTACTTGCTGTGGTTTTTGCATTAGAAAAATTTAGACCTTATTTGTTAGGTGCAAAAGTAATAgttttttctgatcatgcagccttAAGGTACTTGATGACGAAGAAGGACGCTAAACCAAGGCTTATCAGATGGATCCAGCTTCTTCAAGAGTTCAACTTGGAGATTAAGGATAAAAGTGGGGCAGAAAACTTAGTCGCTGATCACTTGAGCCGCTTACTTGCTCATAAGGAGGAGCCACCATTGAGGGAGGCATTTCCAGAGGAGCAACTACTTGCCATTAACTCGTCTACACCCTGGTATGCTGATATAGTAAACTTCTTAGTGACCAATCAATTGCCTGCAGGGTGGCCAAAGGCTAAGAGAGACAGGTTGAAGAGTGATGCTAAATATTACATCTGGGACGACCCGTACTTGTGGAGACAATGTTCAGATCAAGTTATAAGAAGATGTGTAAATGCAGGTGAATTTCACTCTATTTTGAATTTCTGTCATTCATTTGCATGTGGGGGGCATTTTGGGCCCAAGCGAACAGCTCGCAAAGTGTTAGAGAGTGGCTTTTACTGGCCTTCCCTTTTTAAAGATTCGTATTTATTTTGCAAATCCTGTGATAGGTGTCAAAGGGTGGGGAATATTTTTCGTAGGGACCAAATGCTTCAAACCCCCATgttgtttgttgaaatttttgatgtttgggggatagattttatgggtccttttcccTCGTCTTTTGGTTTCCTATACATTTTACTTGCTGTAGATTATGTCTCTAAATGGGTGGAAGCCAAAGCCACCCGTACTAATGATTCTAGAGTGGTTGCAGAGTTCTTAAAATCTAATATCTTTGTCcgttttggaatgccaagagctGTGGTTAGTGATAGAGGGAcacatttctgcaacaagactATCACTGCCTTGTTTCGAAAATACGGTGTACTCCATAAGGTATCCACACCGTATCACCCGCAGGCAAACGGTCAGGCCGAAGTGTCAAACAGGGAAATCAAGTCGatcttggagaagatggtgcGTCCGGATAGAAAGGATTGGAGTTTAAAGCTAGAAGATGCACTGTGGGCGTACAGAATCGCGTATAAGACGCCGATTGGGATGTCTCCCTATAGACTTGTCTTCGGTAAGGCTTGCTATCTCCCCGTGGAGTTCGAACACAAGGCGTTTTGGGCAGTGAAACAGTGTAACATGGGATTAGACGAAGCAGGGGTCCAAAGGAAATTGCAGCTACAAGAGTTAGAGGAGATAAAAAATGAAGCGTATGAGAATGCCACGATCAATAAGGAAAAGAGTAAAATTTTTCATGATCAACAGGTTTCCAGAAAATCTTTTGTAGTGAGACAAAAAGTCCTCCTGTATCACTCGAGGCTTAAACTTTTTCCTGATAAgttgcgttctcgttggattggtccatttgtcgtttctaatgtgtttcattatggtgcagtggagatcTAAAGTTTAAAAACGGAGAAAAAGTTCGTGGTGAATGGCCATCGTCTCAAGCCTTATTAAGAGGGATTCGCTGTTGAAGAAGTAGAAGTTGTACACCTCCAAAATCCACTTTATCTTGCTTGAGGGTTTTggccatgtctagccaaagacattaaagaaaagcgctacttgggaggcaacccaagactatttgtttcagttttcatgcatttttgaagttttagttagGTGTTGGTgtcaattaatagtttgatgtttggtggcaggaaattagtagttagacgtgcccacgccaggtggtcacgcctgagagaaagaaattttcgttcaggatctgcggactctatagcagttagacgtgcccacgctagGTGGTCACGCTAACGGATCGAGAATTTTCGACGGATAGTCAAAAATCTAGgggcagttaggcgtgcccacgccttagCCAGAGgttccttgaaaaaaaaaaaaaaaaatcgtagccctacttcttcttttcttcctttttctttctttcttcttcttctttcttttctttcttcttctttcctttcctctgCTTGGACCGCCGCCGCTCCCCACCTGGCCGCACGCCGCCATTGCTGTCCGCCGCACTCTCCAGCGGCTCGACATTATCTAGCTGCGCACAGGCTGACCAAACGGCGCTCGCGCGCCGCACGACAGCACCAGCAGCCAGCGTGCGCGACCAAGGCGCGCGACCCAGCTGAGCCAGCAGCGGCAGCCCAGTCAGCCCTTTCTGTACGCGCGACCAGAGCAGCAGCCACAGTCCGTGCGCGCAGCCCGCCCCTCTCGCACAAGCTCGCAGTTCGCGCAGCCTCCAATACTCAGACGCCGCAAGTCTCCTCCGCGGCCAGCGCGCGACTTCCCTCTCTCTCTGCGCAGCCAGCACGCGGAAGCTACAGCACCAGCAGCCAGGCTGCGCGCCGCCGTGCGCGCGGACCACCAGCCGCAGTTCCAGCTCCTTAGCTCCACCGTGTGCGGATCCGGCGCCTCCTTCACCAGCCAAGCTCAGCAAGTAGCCGCAGCAGCAGCCGGGCGCCTTTTTGCGTTTCAGTCACTCGCGTGAGGTCCACGCACGTCGCCTCTGCCCCTCCACTGTACCTGTTGTTGTGGCCGAAACACCTCCGGTGatctctttctttatttttatgtCACTAATTAGTTGAGGACAGGATTTTATTTTCGTAGTTGAGGCCAGATTCTTTTTAATTGCTAGCTGAGGACAGATATTTTGTGCTTGATTTTGGGTGCTGTGCTATATCCGTGGGTGATTGCTAACTAATTGTCAAATTTTGTGCTCAATCAGTGATAGTTGGGGAGAATTTTTACCCTGGTTGCctgtttaattagtttttgggGGAATTTTGCTGCGTTTGTCCAATTAAGTGAATTTTGGGTTGATTTGGTAGTATCGGAAAGTATTTTGCTGATTCACAGGATTAATTAGTTTTTGGGTGAGTTTATTGTCTGTTTTTGCACTCGTCTGTGATTGGGAGCTGTGACTGGGAATCACTTGCTTTGTTGGCTGTTTGTTGACATATTTTTGAACACCTTTACCTAGCCTTTGCCTTGCCCTTTGATCTCAAATGACTAAGCCAAAAACCAAAGGCAAGAATAAGCCTTCTACTTCTACCCCTCAGCCTACGGTCCCCTTAGGGGGACCTGCCCCATCGACTGGGCCTGGAGGGCCCCGTACCCGCCTTGGACAGAATAGGGAGGTTCATATCTCCTCTCCGGCCCATTTTGGCGGTCACTTGACCTTCACCCGGGCTGCCGACAAGGAGCGGTATGCCTCGTCTTGCACAAGGAAGATAATTCCTTGTAAATACATCCATGGCCCTACACTTGATATGTTGAACCTTAGGAATGAGGTCACACAGCACTTGACTGACGTAGGCTGGACCCGCTATGCTTCTATCATTTTACCTGCTGGTGAAGGAGGCGCCGGATCCGCACACGGTGGAGCTAAGGAGCTGGAACTGCGGCTGGTGGTCCCCGGCAACggtgccaaaaattgacaggtgccgaacctgtgcaataataataacaaataaatcCTAACTACCACCTAAAACAGTCagtaatcaattcgagtactggagcagggactctaagtgtgcaatgggttacttgatttaccctgttcccgaagagtttgcttaatccgatatacctgaattaattatttaaccgaattccctaactagtagacagtggtaagcagggtcgtctcctcagggactagcaagatattttgtttcttttcaaatcaagattaatggggggtggttttggtatcaaatgccaattaaacaaattaaatgcagaaaataattaattaaaagaagtaactaagagaaactctagccaagggtatacttcagaaatggttcatgcactgatcattgatgtaAAAATAAtcccaacatttattaatagattggttatagttgtcatgcacgcgataaacaaccaacccttccttaatttatcgatagctaaggtacgaccgttagctatttctctaacccaaaacaACCCCAGGTACGActgtaggatttaatttctaggttgcattaataattagaaaggcccaatcctaactaacaaacacgctacgagggcttgtttaagttagatcaaatattcccctgacacaaattcgattatgccagttgctactaaaatagagataacgaacaattacggattcaattacccctatatagcaaaatagcctatgtgaataattaattattgcgcactaatcaatcatacccAAGACTATATCAATTAAAATCTGGGAACATATGAATATCAattaatgaagaaaataattaaaaacggtttagatctcacagtgaATGCCGAACCAAATTGTCAGTTGTCCCTTTGACTAGAATTAGAAAATTagccctccattaatggaggacaaACCGTGCGTGGAAAACTGAGAAAGGTTGTCGAATCGGGACTTTTGTTGCTTTTTCCCAAGTTGCTTATGCAGACATGCgagaatttctttttcttccttctttaaTTTCGGTCAACCCAGATTGAAAGACAACTCAAAGTTCCACAATTGCGgctagcttttttttttccttcctttgttCTCACAAGGCACACGAGAGATTGCTTTAATTGATTCCTTCCATTAAATCAATTCAGGGGAGAATAGAGTTTACTCCAGTCAACCGGAGATGGAAACAAAAGCAATACTCAGTCAACAATGGAGACCCTTGTCTCCTCTGATGCCGCCTCTCCCTCTTTCGTTTTTCTAAAAAAACTTGAAAACAAAACGTAAGAAGGGAATAAAATCCTAAGCCTCCCTACGGAAGTCTAAATACTTCCCTCCGTTTGTGTCCGACCGTTTTGGGAGGGGATTTTTTCCACAATTAAAACAAGACTtcctccaataaaaataaaaataaaataaaatctattacaATTAGATTTCTTCATCTCTCAAGCGGGCCCCACGTATGACAAATCCTCTAGATTTTGATTTTAGGCACTTTTCAGCATCTAGTCCTGCAATTTGACACCAAAATAaaaatatcagtagaatccacTCAATTACTGGAAATATTTAATCGAATGAAAGTGCAttaatgcccaaaataccccCTAAAATGCACCCTATCACGTAGCCCTTAATGTGTAATTTACTCGAGTTCCTGGGTCTATAAATACGCACTTGGATTCCTCTGGCTGATCATCAAGGTGGTCAGAATTGATAACACTGGTTAAGCTCAAGTTTCTCCCAATTTGCCCCAACAAAATGGCCTCAGCTGAAACTGCTGGCCTCTTAAACAATCAGCGTGAGATCGTCCGCCAATTAGCAGACTTCCCTGAAAACATTTGGGCTGATCGTATCGCTTCATTTACTCTGGATAAGCaggttatttttccttttcctaagGGAAAAGTAAGTTGCATATATACTTGGATCAAAAGATGATTTATGTGGCAAATTTGTTTGCAAAACGTTCTTATTTGATCCCTTTGTAATTGATGCCATCAATGCGGATATGATTATGCCTTCatgaaatgtctagtttcataCATATATGTACATAATGTTTCTGGGAGTACTAGAGTTATATTTCCTTTCCTATTACCACAACTTGACAATGAcctcttattttgttttccctgTAATTACTTGAGTTCTTGGCTCTAAATGTATTAAAATTCCTCAACTTTAGTCTCCGTTGCATTCCACACCAAGCTTTATAAGTAAGCATTTGTTCAATACTGTTTACTTGCTAAGAATTCTGGGTTTCATAAGAAACTTTGGGAGGTTTATTTGACAAACTCaatgaagaaatattttcaTTTCAGGGATATGAAATGTATGCCAAAGAAATTGAAATGTTAAAGGAAGAAGTGATGAGCATGCTTTTGGAAACTGAAAAACCCATGATGGAAAAATTCCATCTTATAGACAAAATTGAACGGCTTGGCATCTCGCATCATTTCGAGGACAAGATTGAGCAGCAGCTACAAGAACTTTTTTATACTTATCCCAACTTTCAGGAGCATCCAGAGTGTGATTTATTGACTGCAGCACTTCAATTCCGACTATTCAGGCAACATGGTTTTAATATCTCTTGTGGTACACAACTTTCTTGCTAAATTCATTGCTTCAAAAGTTTGAACTAAATTAAACTATATAGAAAAAGCAATAAATAGTTTTCCCATACAGGCATCTTGGACCAATTCATTGATGATAATGGTAAGTTTAAGGAATCCTTATGTGAAGACATAAGGGGTCTGCTAAGTCTGTATGAAGCTGCTCACATCAGAACAAATGGAGACAAAATTTTAGAAGAAGCCCTTGCTTTCACAACCACTCATCTGACACTCGGAGTTCCCCACTTGGGCTCTACTCCTGCTAAACAAGTGAAACATGCTCTTGAACAGCCATTGCATAAGGGCATCCCATGATATGAGGCTTATTGCTACATCTCCATGTATGAAAAAGATGAATCTAATAACAAATTGCTGCTAAGGCTTGCCAAATTGGATTACCACTTGTTGCAGATATTATATCAACAAGAACTTTCAGAGATAATCAGGTATTCCATTGAGGCCCCAGTTCCCCAATTTAAGATTTGTTCGCAACATTAACTCCACAGGTTTATATAATATAATCTTTGGTGCATTTTTAGGTTCAATTGGAGTTTTTAGGACAGTACAATAACAGCAGTTTCCTGAAAAACCAGcatatcctttttttttggttgatttgaaacCTTTAAATGAGTATTTTCTCTATAAATTTCATGGAGCGGTAATTAAGTTTTAATTACCTTCATTTTAAGAATTACAGGAATTTTATGATAAACTACCAAAAGGGATAGTTGATTTAACAATCACTCTTTTCCAATATCTATCCCAAGTAAAACGTCAAATGCCTTTGCATATTCCCATATTTTTTGTTAGACAGCTACATTAATCAGTGTAcaacttcctttttcttttttgattaaATTCATGACGATACAGGTGGGGGAAGGACTTGGACATTGTAACAAAAGTTCCATATGCAAGGGACAGAATTGTGGAATGCTACTTTTGGGCTGTTGGAACCTATTATGAGCCTCAGTACTCTCTTGCTCGAATGACATTCGCAAAAGCAATAGTTTTTTGTGGAATGATTGATGACACGTATGATGCTTATGGCACTCTAGATGAACTCCAAATTTTCACGGAATCTATAGAACGGTAAGCATATACCTACTTCTATTTTGTCATATTGGTTAAGGTGTTTGCTCAAACTTCTTGTGCTTTCATGTCTTgttaaaagaggaaaaattagGACCGTTCCAGTCCAGAATAATTGTAGTTTAAAATATCAACATGACAAAAAGACTGCAAACTGaaaaggaagggaaaaaaaatcacttgatcGGCTGCCCAATTAGGAGCAGCAAATTAAAGAAATCATTACAGAATATTAGATTAATTTTCTGTAGCTCATACAATATGTATTGGTCCATGAAAACATTGAAATCGAATTAGAGATTGACAGAACCGTGAAAATCTTAATTGATATATTGTGGTTTGTGTGTTCAGAATAGGTGGCTTCCTTCCCCTCTCCATATTCTGTACACTGGCTTCAACGTAGCAAGCAACCCTAAAAATTAGACTACTATTGTTTTAGTGAGACGGATGGACCTGACCTAAGATAGCTGTATTTGACCTCCAATTACGTAACCTAAATTAACCTTACATCGTTGCAAGTTCAAATCAAGTGGCTGTCCAATCATGGGGCAGCAAATTAAAGAAACCATTACAAGAgcattaaataaattttctctAGATCGATGCTGCATAACGATTTGCAGTGACATAGGAAGTTTTCTTTGCTTGCAGGTGGGATGGCAATGGGATTGATCAACTCTCAGACTACTTGAAGGCAGCCTACACGatgcttttaaattttaataaggAGCTTGAGGAAGATTTAGCTAAAAAGCGAAGAACCTTTGCATTCGACAAGTATATAGAAGAAGTATGGTACCACGTTGCTAAAGAATTGAACTCTTTTAATTCTATGGGCTGTGTTAAAATACACCTTGGTTTGCACCTTAATTCTTCTCAAGTGTCCCCGCTACCAATTGatgaagaaaaaattatttttttagcaCTATTATATATATCGATTGTTGCGCTGAAAAAACATAGTGAAGTTTTACCGATATACCTATTAGTCGAAATTCAAACACTTTATACTACAAAAGTTCAGTGCATGTTGTATGATAAAGCCTAGATTAAGACGTTCTAAAGCTCTTGATGCAGTAAACCAATAGAAGTTATCATTATACTTTTCATTGAAATTTTAAATACCCTGATTGAGCATATTACTAATCCAATATTTTCATCCATTCATTTGTTTTAATTAGTGGAAACAATACATGAGGACAAGCTTCACTCAGTCGAAGTGGTTTCTTACAAACAAATTACCATCTTTTGCTGATTACTTGAGCAATGGCATGATCACCAGCTCATACTATTTACTGCCATCAGCAGCTTTCTTGGGCGTGGATGGTGCCTCGGAGGATGTTATTAAGTGGATGTCAACTAATCCAAAACTCTTTGTTGCTTTGACAACACATGGCAGATTGATTAACGATGTTGGCAGTCACAAGGTTTGAATTTGTTGTGGCATTTAATCGGTTAACAAGAATTAGATTAAGCCAACTAGCAGAATTtccaaaaaacaaaggaaaaaaaaaatagaatttccGAAATGGATTAACTCACTGATATAGTGTGACGATATGATCACATTTCTTCAAGTCTTCTTAGTTGTTTTGCCAACTTTATAACGAAATATGT from Coffea eugenioides isolate CCC68of chromosome 8, Ceug_1.0, whole genome shotgun sequence encodes the following:
- the LOC113780608 gene encoding viridiflorene synthase-like, whose translation is MASAETAGLLNNQREIVRQLADFPENIWADRIASFTLDKQGYEMYAKEIEMLKEEVMSMLLETEKPMMEKFHLIDKIERLGISHHFEDKIEQQLQELFYTYPNFQEHPECDLLTAALQFRLFRQHGFNISCGILDQFIDDNGKFKESLCEDIRGLLSLYEAAHIRTNGDKILEEALAFTTTHLTLGVPHLGSTPAKQVKHALEQPLHKGIP
- the LOC113781423 gene encoding vetispiradiene synthase 2-like, whose amino-acid sequence is MYEKDESNNKLLLRLAKLDYHLLQILYQQELSEIIRWGKDLDIVTKVPYARDRIVECYFWAVGTYYEPQYSLARMTFAKAIVFCGMIDDTYDAYGTLDELQIFTESIERWDGNGIDQLSDYLKAAYTMLLNFNKELEEDLAKKRRTFAFDKYIEEWKQYMRTSFTQSKWFLTNKLPSFADYLSNGMITSSYYLLPSAAFLGVDGASEDVIKWMSTNPKLFVALTTHGRLINDVGSHKFEKERGSGTAIECYMKDYNVSEEEAMKKLEEMYEDTWKIMNKECLRPTTIPREILNVILNLARVCEVVYKHRGDGFTDQRRIEAHIKAMIMDSISVCG